The Oncorhynchus tshawytscha isolate Ot180627B linkage group LG05, Otsh_v2.0, whole genome shotgun sequence genome includes a window with the following:
- the LOC121846577 gene encoding trace amine-associated receptor 13c-like, translating to MDISSHQHLDPKFFCYPESNASCTREIFSEGVQIALYFFFVSGMLVTILGNGVVIISIAHIKQLHTPTNMLIMSLAVADLLLGVTVMPFSTMRAVEGCWYFGDAFCLLHSSFDMFLTSVSIFHLVFIAIDRYEAVCSPLRYSTKITIPIAWLMVFASWAVAALYSYCLLYSKANVRGLDEFIASIYCLGSCNLFLNALWGTLDTLIAFFFPCSVMVGLYTKIFLVAKEHLRKIEDSQKNSNEGGRGVVSQRSERKAAKTLGIVVGVFIFCWLPFFVNSIVDPYTNFSTPPILFEVFIWLGYFNSTANPIIYALFYPWFRKCLNLIVTLKIFNRNSSYINVFATT from the coding sequence ATGGATATCTCATCTCATCAACATCTGGATCCAAAGTTTTTCTGTTATCCAGAATCAAATGCCTCCTGCACCAGAGAAATTTTCAGTGAAGGAGTTCAAATTgctttatactttttttttgtttCAGGTATGCTGGTCACTATTCTAGGGAACGGTGTGGTCATTATCTCCATTGCTCACATAAAACAGCTCCACACGCCAACTAACATGCTTATAATGTCTTTGGCAGTTGCAGACCTGCTGCTTGGAGTAACTGTGATGCCTTTTAGTACAATGAGGGCTGTGGAGGGCTGCTGGTATTTTGGAGATGCTTTTTGTTTGCTGCATTCTAGTTTTGATATGTTCCTCACATCTGTTTCAATTTTCCACCTGGTATTCATAGCCATAGATCGATATGAGGCTGTGTGCAGTCCACTTCGCTATTCCACCAAGATTACAATACCAATTGCATGGCTCATGGTTTTTGCCAGTTGGGCCGTTGCTGCATTGTACTCCTATTGCCTACTATATTCCAAAGCAAATGTAAGAGGACTGGATGAATTCATTGCATCCATATACTGCCTGGGAAGTTGTAATCTTTTCCTTAATGCTCTGTGGGGCACCCTAGACACATTGATAGCCTTTTTCTTTCCGTGCTCTGTAATGGTGGGTTTGTATACTAAAATATTTTTGGTGGCAAAAGAACATCTAAGGAAGATTGAAGACAGCCAAAAGAATTCCAATGAGGGAGGTAGAGGTGTGGTGTCTCAACGGTCAGAGCGGAAAGCAGCTAAAACTTTAGGCATTGTGGTGGGTGTTTTCATCTTTTGCTGGCTGCCTTTCTTTGTTAATTCCATAGTTGATCCATACACAAACTTTAGCACACCACCTATTCTCTTTGAAGTGTTTATCTGGCTGGGTTACTTTAATTCTACTGCAAATCCAATCATCTATGCACTGTTTTATCCATGGTTTCGAAAATGTCTTAATCTCATTGTCACATTGAAAATATTCAATAGAAATTCTTCCTATATAAATGTATTTGCTACTACATGA